GCGGATTCGTTGTGGCTTGTCGCGCAGTTCCCCGCGCCCCTTTGAGGGCGTTGGCGGGTCCGTTCCTTTTTGGGAACGGGCCCGCTTTTTGTTGCTGAGAGGATCTGTACGTGAGTGATGAAGCAGCAGCCGGTTACGTTCGTGTGCGTCTCGACCTGTCGTACGACGGGAGCGAGTTCTCCGGGTGGGCCAAGCAGGCCGGGGGGCGGCGGACCGTGCAGGGGGAGATCGAGGACGCTCTGCGGACCGTGACGCGGTCGGGTCAGACGTACGAGCTGACGGTGGCGGGGCGAACCGATGCCGGGGTGCATGCCCGGGGGCAGGTGGCGCATGTCGATCTGCCGCGTGAGGTCTGGGCCGAGCACCACCAGAAGCTGCTGAAGCGGCTCGCCGGGCGGCTGCCCAGGGACGTCCGGGTCTGGGCCCTCAGGGAGGCGCCCAGCGGCTTCAACGCGCGGTTCTCGGCGATCTGGCGGCGGTACGCGTACCGGGTCACCGACAATCCCGGGGGCGTCGATCCGCTGCTGCGCAACCACGTGCTGTGGCACGACTGGCCCCTGGACGTCGATGCCATGAACGAGGCCGCGCGGCGGCTGCTCGGAGAGCACGACTTCGCCGCCTACTGCAAGAAGCGGGAGGGCGCGACGACGATCCGTACGCTCCAGGAGCTCAGTCTCGCCAAGGGCGACGACGGGATCATCACCGCGACCGTGCGGGCCGACGCCTTCTGCCACAACATGGTGCGTTCGCTGATCGGGGCGCTGCTGTTCGTGGGCGACGGGCACCGGCCGCCGGACTGGCCCGCGAAGGTGCTGGCGGCCGGCGTACGGGACTCGGCCGTGCACGTCGTACGGCCGCACGGGCTGACGCTGGAGGAGGTCGGCTACCCGGCCGACGAACTGCTCGCCGCGCGCAGCAAGGAGGCGCGGAACAAGCGGTCGTTGCCGTCGGCGGGGTGCTGCTGACCGGGTTTCGCCGTTCCTCACCGGCGGGCTGAGTTCCAGGTGGTGACCAGGCCCGAGAGGGCCGTGGCGGCGGCGTCGGCGTCGCTGCCGTCGCCACGCGCCCTGGGGGAG
This region of Streptomyces caelestis genomic DNA includes:
- the truA gene encoding tRNA pseudouridine(38-40) synthase TruA — translated: MSDEAAAGYVRVRLDLSYDGSEFSGWAKQAGGRRTVQGEIEDALRTVTRSGQTYELTVAGRTDAGVHARGQVAHVDLPREVWAEHHQKLLKRLAGRLPRDVRVWALREAPSGFNARFSAIWRRYAYRVTDNPGGVDPLLRNHVLWHDWPLDVDAMNEAARRLLGEHDFAAYCKKREGATTIRTLQELSLAKGDDGIITATVRADAFCHNMVRSLIGALLFVGDGHRPPDWPAKVLAAGVRDSAVHVVRPHGLTLEEVGYPADELLAARSKEARNKRSLPSAGCC